From a region of the Thalassospira sp. TSL5-1 genome:
- a CDS encoding sterol desaturase family protein, with protein MDHTVLFRLAVFATLLVVMGLWEAVVPYRQGKEQKRAGRWATNFALMICGAALSRFTIGAAMIIAASYAQGQGWGLLPWLDLPAPVAVLLAIVGLDCAVYWQHRFTHMFAVLWRFHRVHHVDPGFDISTAVRFHPLEIAVSAAYKSCFVVILGADAWAVVIYETLLSSFALFNHGNVHLPRLLDLALRGLFVTPDMHRIHHSAVMDETNSNYGNILSVWDRLFASYREKSREDDRRMMIGLDEFRDRESQSLVGSLLLPFRRTPSVQQPRQSPQPRHADTDA; from the coding sequence ATGGATCATACGGTGCTTTTTCGTTTGGCGGTTTTTGCCACCCTGCTGGTTGTGATGGGCCTGTGGGAAGCTGTTGTCCCCTACCGCCAGGGCAAAGAGCAAAAACGGGCCGGGCGCTGGGCAACGAATTTCGCCCTGATGATTTGCGGGGCCGCACTTAGCCGCTTTACCATCGGGGCGGCCATGATCATTGCCGCATCCTATGCGCAGGGGCAGGGCTGGGGGCTGTTGCCCTGGCTGGATTTACCGGCCCCGGTGGCAGTTTTGCTGGCGATTGTCGGGCTCGATTGCGCGGTTTACTGGCAGCATCGTTTTACCCATATGTTTGCCGTGCTGTGGCGGTTTCACCGGGTACATCATGTTGATCCCGGGTTTGATATCTCAACGGCGGTGCGGTTTCATCCGCTCGAAATTGCGGTTTCGGCGGCGTATAAATCCTGCTTTGTTGTTATTTTGGGGGCCGATGCCTGGGCGGTGGTGATTTATGAAACCCTGCTGAGCAGTTTTGCCTTGTTTAATCATGGCAATGTGCATTTGCCGCGTTTGCTTGACCTGGCCTTGCGCGGGCTTTTTGTCACCCCGGATATGCACCGTATTCATCATTCGGCGGTGATGGACGAAACCAACAGCAATTACGGCAATATTCTTTCGGTGTGGGACCGTCTCTTTGCCAGCTACCGGGAAAAGTCGCGTGAGGATGACCGCAGGATGATGATCGGCCTTGACGAATTTCGCGACCGGGAAAGCCAGTCGCTGGTTGGGAGCCTGTTGCTGCCGTTTCGTCGTACCCCGTCAGTTCAGCAGCCCCGGCAATCTCCGCAGCCTCGCCACGCCGATACGGATGCCTGA
- a CDS encoding class I SAM-dependent methyltransferase translates to MRSSAADIYEIAMGRWSRRLARAFLAFVDAPACGTLLDVGCGTGSLTLAAATRYPSADITGIDLMPDYLGEALLNAAPNVKFETGDAGNLPYEAASFDAAFSQLLLNDLADPQQALHEMQRVTRPGGIIAATVWDRAGGLAFLRLFLDAAAILFDGEGEALRARIFKVPYHDEDALLDLWADAGLTEIGTATLSIRMDFLDFNDYWQSLLGSHSLIREFFTSLDGEQAHNLQSAVRRAYIAGNMDGKRSLVASALAVRGIHAA, encoded by the coding sequence ATGAGATCCTCTGCCGCCGATATCTATGAAATCGCAATGGGCCGCTGGAGCCGCCGCCTCGCCCGCGCCTTTCTGGCTTTTGTTGATGCACCGGCCTGCGGCACGCTGCTGGATGTCGGGTGCGGTACCGGCAGCCTGACCCTGGCGGCAGCAACCCGTTATCCTTCGGCAGATATTACCGGCATCGATTTGATGCCCGATTATCTGGGCGAAGCCCTGTTAAATGCTGCGCCAAATGTAAAATTTGAAACCGGCGATGCGGGCAACCTGCCCTATGAAGCCGCCAGTTTTGATGCCGCCTTTTCACAACTGCTTCTGAATGACCTGGCCGACCCACAACAGGCCCTGCATGAAATGCAACGTGTGACACGCCCCGGCGGCATTATTGCGGCCACCGTTTGGGATCGCGCCGGTGGGCTGGCCTTTTTGCGGCTGTTTCTGGATGCGGCCGCAATCTTGTTTGATGGTGAAGGGGAGGCCCTGCGCGCCCGCATTTTCAAGGTGCCCTATCATGACGAAGACGCCCTGCTGGATTTATGGGCCGATGCCGGACTAACCGAAATTGGCACCGCCACCCTGTCGATCCGCATGGATTTTCTCGATTTCAACGATTACTGGCAGTCGCTTTTGGGCAGTCACAGCCTGATCCGTGAATTTTTTACATCCCTTGATGGCGAACAGGCCCACAACCTGCAATCCGCCGTGCGTCGCGCCTATATTGCGGGCAACATGGATGGCAAACGATCCCTTGTGGCATCCGCCCTTGCCGTGCGGGGCATTCACGCAGCCTGA
- a CDS encoding MaoC family dehydratase: MTKRDGLEGYYLEDLEVGMEGSYAKTVTETDIILFAGVSGDSNPVHLNDEFAKTTMFEGRIAHGMLSAGFISTALGTRLPGPGTIYLSQNLQFRAPVRIGDTVTAKVTVREIIAAKKRIVLDTTCFVGDRVVISGEATVMVPARGTAS, encoded by the coding sequence ATGACAAAGCGTGACGGTCTGGAAGGATATTATCTCGAGGATCTGGAAGTTGGCATGGAAGGTAGCTATGCCAAAACCGTAACCGAGACGGACATTATCCTGTTTGCCGGTGTGTCGGGGGATAGCAACCCGGTGCATTTGAACGATGAATTTGCCAAAACCACCATGTTTGAAGGCCGCATTGCGCATGGCATGCTGTCGGCCGGGTTTATTTCAACAGCCCTTGGCACCCGTCTGCCTGGCCCGGGCACGATTTATCTGTCGCAGAACCTGCAATTTCGTGCGCCAGTACGCATTGGCGATACCGTGACGGCAAAGGTAACGGTGCGTGAAATTATCGCCGCGAAAAAACGCATTGTGCTTGATACCACCTGTTTTGTCGGCGACCGTGTGGTGATTTCGGGTGAAGCAACCGTTATGGTGCCCGCACGCGGTACGGCCAGTTGA
- a CDS encoding bifunctional riboflavin kinase/FAD synthetase has translation MRVFRSFENLPIDARGAVVAIGNFDGLHLGHQTILAEARRIAGRLGVPLAILSFEPHPRTIFRAGEPPFRLTSAEDRLAAASELGIDLFYEVAFTPDFATLSAEDFIYKVLVEGLGVRHIVVGWDFCFGKGRAGNVDTLKTIGDVAGFGVTAVEPVTHDNGVIYSSTAIRQALREGRPEDARNLLGRPWEIGGIVIHGDARGRTIGFPTANVALGLHLRPKFGVYAIRLGLVKHDDPHSVECWRDGVANIGVRPSFGGDEEAGLEAHLFDFDRDIYDRAVRVRLIGFIRGEQKFDGLDALKAQIGRDVQTAREILAANPPVNPGI, from the coding sequence ATGCGCGTTTTTCGATCCTTTGAAAATTTGCCCATCGATGCGCGTGGCGCTGTTGTTGCAATTGGCAATTTCGACGGCCTGCATCTGGGGCACCAGACCATTTTGGCCGAGGCCAGGCGCATTGCGGGGCGCCTTGGCGTTCCCCTTGCCATCCTGAGTTTCGAGCCCCATCCCCGCACCATTTTTCGCGCAGGCGAGCCCCCCTTTCGCCTGACATCGGCCGAGGATCGGCTTGCCGCTGCATCGGAACTGGGCATTGACCTGTTTTACGAGGTTGCCTTCACGCCCGATTTTGCGACCCTGAGCGCGGAAGACTTCATTTACAAGGTGCTGGTTGAAGGCCTGGGCGTGCGGCACATTGTGGTGGGCTGGGATTTCTGTTTTGGCAAGGGCCGGGCCGGAAATGTCGATACCCTTAAAACGATAGGGGATGTTGCCGGGTTTGGTGTGACGGCGGTGGAGCCGGTTACCCATGATAACGGTGTCATTTACTCCTCAACCGCGATCCGGCAGGCATTACGCGAAGGACGCCCCGAAGATGCGCGTAACCTTTTGGGGCGGCCGTGGGAAATTGGCGGGATTGTCATTCATGGCGATGCACGGGGCCGGACCATTGGTTTTCCCACTGCCAATGTTGCCCTGGGCCTGCATTTGCGCCCCAAATTTGGCGTTTATGCCATTCGTTTGGGGCTGGTGAAGCATGATGACCCGCACAGCGTTGAATGCTGGCGAGACGGAGTCGCCAATATTGGGGTGCGGCCCAGCTTTGGCGGTGACGAAGAAGCCGGGCTTGAAGCCCACCTATTTGATTTTGATCGCGACATATATGATCGCGCCGTTCGGGTCCGCCTGATTGGCTTTATACGTGGCGAACAAAAGTTCGACGGGCTTGATGCCCTGAAGGCCCAGATCGGCCGTGATGTACAAACGGCCCGTGAAATTCTGGCGGCGAACCCGCCGGTCAATCCCGGGATTTGA
- the ileS gene encoding isoleucine--tRNA ligase, translating into MSVEYKKTVILPQTDFPMRAGLPKMEPTLLEQWQKDDLYGTIRGISKGREQFVLHDGPPYANGHLHIGHALNKILKDVITRSQQMMGKDAVYVPGWDCHGLPIEWKIEEQYRAKGKNKDEVPVAEFRKECREFAQKWLDIQREEFKRLGVMGDWDNPYVTMDYRAEAAIARELGKFLMNGALYRGSKPVMWSVVEKTALAEAEIEYHDHTSKTIHVRFPVVKSSVEALNDASIVIWTTTPWTIPGNRAISYGEDIDYVVIEVTETAEECWAKVGEKLAVCADLVEDMCKNGRILGHKVVGTFKGSDLEGTMSAHPFRGQGYDYDVPLLPADYVTTDTGTGFVHTAPTHGPEDYITGLKYGLEVPEMIDAEGKYYDHVPLFAGRCIYDANGKEGDANETVIAKLVEDGALLSRGRLKHSYPHSWRSKAPIIYRTTPQWFISMSETGLRETALKAIDDTRFVPEAGRARLHSMIANRPDWCVSRQRAWGVPITVFVNKKTREPLRDQAVLDRVYTAFCEEGADAWFTWDAQRFLGNDYNADDYEQVMDVLDVWFDSGSSHSYVLEERPDLKWPADLYLEGSDQHRGWFHSSLLESCGTRGRAPYDAVLTHGFVLDGKGYKMSKSLNNVVAPQDVIKKFGADILRLWVVSSDYHDDLRISDEIIQRHSDIYRRLRNTLRFLLGNLAGFSDEEKVADSELPELERWVLHRLSMLDDTVKETTAAFDFHQLFIELHNFCAQDLSAFFLDIRKDALYCDAPSSLRRRAARTVMDRVFDCLVRWLAPVLCFTADEAWRARYGNESSVHAQTYNSVSDGWKNDELATKWEKIRKLRRVVTGALEVERAEKRIGGSLDAAPKVYADEAYITALDGLNLAEIAITSDIELIAGEGPDTAYRLEDVAGVAVVPALAEGEKCERCWQILPEVGSHPEHKTVCNRCADAVDEMGVDAQ; encoded by the coding sequence ATGAGCGTCGAATATAAAAAGACCGTTATCCTGCCCCAGACTGATTTCCCGATGCGGGCGGGTTTGCCGAAAATGGAACCGACATTGCTGGAGCAATGGCAGAAGGACGATCTTTACGGCACCATTCGGGGCATTTCCAAAGGGCGCGAGCAGTTTGTGCTGCATGATGGCCCGCCCTATGCCAATGGCCATTTGCATATTGGCCATGCACTAAACAAGATTTTGAAAGACGTGATCACCCGTTCCCAGCAGATGATGGGCAAGGATGCGGTGTATGTGCCGGGCTGGGATTGCCACGGTTTGCCGATCGAATGGAAGATCGAAGAACAGTACCGAGCCAAGGGCAAAAACAAGGACGAAGTTCCCGTTGCCGAGTTTCGCAAAGAATGCCGTGAATTTGCCCAGAAATGGCTCGATATCCAGCGCGAGGAATTCAAGCGTCTGGGCGTGATGGGTGACTGGGATAACCCCTATGTCACGATGGATTACCGGGCCGAGGCCGCGATTGCCCGCGAATTGGGCAAATTCCTGATGAACGGGGCGCTTTATCGTGGCTCGAAGCCGGTGATGTGGTCGGTTGTTGAAAAAACCGCCCTCGCCGAAGCCGAAATTGAATATCACGACCATACCAGCAAGACCATTCATGTCCGCTTCCCGGTGGTGAAATCATCGGTCGAAGCCCTGAATGACGCCAGCATCGTAATTTGGACGACGACCCCCTGGACCATCCCGGGCAACCGTGCAATTTCCTATGGCGAAGATATCGATTATGTCGTGATCGAAGTCACCGAAACGGCCGAGGAATGCTGGGCCAAGGTTGGCGAGAAGCTGGCCGTTTGTGCCGATCTGGTTGAGGACATGTGCAAAAATGGCCGTATTCTCGGCCATAAGGTTGTTGGCACCTTCAAGGGAAGCGACCTGGAGGGCACGATGAGCGCCCATCCGTTCCGTGGTCAGGGGTATGATTATGATGTGCCGCTGCTGCCCGCTGATTATGTCACGACTGATACCGGTACCGGCTTTGTCCATACCGCCCCGACGCACGGCCCGGAAGACTATATCACCGGCCTGAAATACGGGCTGGAAGTGCCCGAAATGATCGATGCCGAAGGCAAATATTACGACCATGTGCCGTTATTTGCCGGTCGCTGTATCTATGATGCCAATGGCAAGGAAGGCGATGCCAACGAAACCGTGATTGCCAAGCTGGTGGAAGATGGCGCGCTGCTTTCGCGGGGTCGTTTGAAGCATAGCTACCCGCATTCCTGGCGTTCCAAGGCACCGATCATTTATCGCACCACGCCGCAATGGTTTATTTCCATGTCGGAAACCGGCCTGCGTGAAACAGCACTTAAGGCGATTGACGATACCCGTTTCGTGCCGGAAGCCGGGCGCGCGCGCCTGCATTCCATGATTGCCAACCGCCCGGACTGGTGCGTATCGCGCCAGCGCGCCTGGGGTGTTCCGATCACGGTTTTTGTCAACAAGAAAACCCGCGAACCCCTGCGTGATCAGGCCGTTCTGGACCGCGTCTATACCGCCTTCTGTGAAGAAGGGGCCGATGCCTGGTTCACCTGGGATGCGCAGCGTTTTCTGGGCAATGATTATAATGCCGATGATTACGAACAGGTCATGGATGTGCTCGATGTGTGGTTCGATTCTGGATCATCGCACAGCTATGTTCTCGAAGAACGCCCGGATCTGAAATGGCCCGCCGACCTGTATCTGGAAGGCTCGGACCAGCATCGTGGCTGGTTCCATTCATCCTTGCTGGAATCATGCGGGACGCGCGGCCGTGCACCCTATGATGCGGTTTTGACACACGGCTTCGTTCTGGATGGCAAGGGCTATAAAATGTCCAAGTCGCTCAATAACGTGGTCGCGCCGCAGGATGTGATCAAGAAATTCGGTGCCGATATTCTGCGTTTGTGGGTTGTCAGCTCGGATTACCATGATGACCTGCGTATTTCCGATGAAATCATCCAGCGCCATTCCGACATTTATCGTCGCCTGCGCAATACACTGCGCTTCCTTTTGGGCAACCTCGCGGGCTTTAGCGACGAAGAAAAAGTCGCCGATAGCGAATTGCCGGAACTCGAACGCTGGGTGCTGCACCGTCTGAGCATGCTTGATGACACGGTGAAGGAAACCACTGCGGCGTTTGACTTCCACCAGCTGTTTATCGAACTGCACAATTTCTGTGCCCAGGACCTGTCGGCCTTCTTCCTTGATATTCGCAAGGATGCGCTTTATTGCGATGCGCCTTCAAGCCTGCGTCGTCGTGCGGCCCGCACGGTGATGGATCGTGTATTTGATTGCCTGGTGCGCTGGCTGGCCCCGGTTCTGTGCTTTACCGCCGATGAAGCCTGGCGGGCACGCTACGGCAATGAAAGCTCGGTCCATGCGCAAACCTATAACAGCGTTTCCGATGGCTGGAAAAACGACGAACTGGCGACGAAGTGGGAAAAAATCCGTAAACTTCGCCGTGTTGTTACCGGTGCGCTGGAAGTCGAACGGGCGGAAAAACGCATTGGTGGCAGCCTTGACGCGGCACCGAAGGTTTATGCCGATGAAGCCTATATCACCGCGCTTGACGGCCTGAACCTGGCGGAAATTGCCATTACGTCGGATATCGAACTGATTGCAGGCGAAGGGCCGGATACGGCCTATCGTCTGGAGGATGTTGCCGGTGTGGCGGTGGTGCCAGCCCTGGCCGAAGGCGAAAAATGCGAGCGTTGCTGGCAGATCCTGCCCGAAGTCGGTTCGCACCCGGAACACAAAACCGTTTGTAACCGTTGTGCCGATGCTGTGGATGAAATGGGCGTTGACGCACAATAA
- the lspA gene encoding signal peptidase II, whose amino-acid sequence MKHRAFALGLPVLALVFILDQWTKQIAIDALSDPARYIKVTSFMNFVLAWNPGVSFGLFQGQAPWVMIIGTAVITIGFLIWMWRTRDRMLGIALAMVVGGAVGNLVDRLRHGAVTDFIDLHVAGYHWPVFNIADTGITIGAALLLIDSLFGGKKTSR is encoded by the coding sequence ATGAAACATCGCGCCTTTGCCTTGGGCCTTCCGGTGTTGGCGTTGGTCTTTATCCTGGACCAGTGGACCAAACAGATCGCGATTGATGCGCTGTCGGATCCGGCGCGTTACATCAAGGTCACGTCGTTTATGAATTTTGTTCTGGCGTGGAATCCCGGTGTTTCCTTTGGTCTGTTTCAGGGGCAGGCACCGTGGGTGATGATTATTGGTACGGCTGTCATCACGATTGGCTTTTTAATCTGGATGTGGCGGACCCGCGACCGCATGCTGGGAATCGCCCTGGCAATGGTGGTTGGCGGGGCCGTGGGCAACCTGGTGGACCGGCTGCGCCACGGTGCTGTGACAGACTTTATTGATTTGCATGTTGCAGGCTATCACTGGCCGGTATTTAATATCGCCGATACGGGAATCACGATTGGTGCCGCGTTACTGTTGATCGATTCCCTATTTGGCGGTAAAAAAACTTCGCGATAA
- a CDS encoding DUF3035 domain-containing protein, translated as MTRKSHLIRIVALTGLALAVTGCESTKETFGLNKQSPDEFQVVSRAPLSMPPEFNLRAPDPGAPRPQTGTVTQQARSLLIGESPTPVARDLNAKDRSSGEVALLEKGGAQYADPNIRSEVDRETSILIKENDSVIDRLVFWQEKPAFGSEVDPAKEAKRIRDQQALGNSVTEGETPTIERRKKGILEDIF; from the coding sequence ATGACCCGGAAATCTCATCTGATCAGGATTGTGGCGCTAACCGGGTTGGCGCTTGCCGTGACCGGTTGTGAATCAACCAAGGAAACCTTCGGGCTGAACAAACAGTCGCCCGACGAGTTTCAGGTTGTTTCGCGCGCCCCCCTGAGCATGCCGCCCGAATTTAACCTGCGTGCCCCGGACCCGGGCGCACCGCGCCCGCAAACAGGCACCGTCACCCAGCAGGCCCGTAGCCTGTTGATCGGTGAGTCGCCGACCCCGGTGGCGCGCGACCTGAATGCCAAAGATCGCAGCAGTGGCGAAGTGGCTTTGCTGGAAAAGGGTGGGGCACAATATGCTGATCCCAATATCCGTTCGGAAGTTGATCGTGAAACCTCGATCCTGATCAAGGAAAACGACAGCGTCATCGACCGGTTGGTTTTCTGGCAGGAAAAGCCGGCATTTGGCAGCGAAGTGGACCCGGCAAAAGAAGCCAAGCGCATTCGTGACCAGCAGGCATTGGGTAATTCGGTGACGGAAGGCGAAACGCCGACTATCGAGCGTCGTAAAAAAGGTATCCTCGAAGATATTTTCTAG
- a CDS encoding pitrilysin family protein: MKFSSQRVWHRFPVVLPVLLLVLVTFAPLAQAGVFNPKTTTLSNGMQVVLVENHRAPVVTQMVWYKVGAADEVPGTSGIAHFLEHLMFKGTQKIAPGEFSKIVARNGGQDNAFTAWDYTAYFQNIARDRLGMVMEMEADRMQNLQLSDKVVLPERDVIIEERRMRIDNNPSALLGEQMRNALFMQHPYGRPIIGWLHEMKQLTTEDAMNWYKKWYAPNNAILVVAGDITMDELKPMAEKYYGSIPARDVPKRVRVTEPTQHAPRKVTLTDARVGQPSMSRYYLAPSYNTEHSDEAAPLEIFSEILGSGTTSRLYKSLVVDQKLATSAGSFYDPVAMDLSTFGFYAVPRDGVEMADLEAALDAEIAKTLKDGITQKELDEARQRLLDSAVFARDSLSAGARTLGEALAVGLTVDQVESWPDRIKAVTLDQVNAAARNVLDDKRSVTGWLLRPKGAKGPGMPTAPVTGEMETH, from the coding sequence ATGAAATTTTCGTCCCAACGTGTTTGGCATCGCTTTCCGGTCGTGCTTCCGGTTTTGTTGCTGGTATTGGTTACGTTTGCCCCACTGGCGCAGGCCGGGGTTTTTAACCCCAAAACAACAACCTTATCGAACGGCATGCAGGTGGTGCTGGTGGAAAACCACCGTGCCCCGGTTGTCACCCAAATGGTGTGGTACAAGGTCGGTGCTGCCGACGAAGTACCTGGTACCTCGGGCATTGCCCATTTTCTGGAACATCTGATGTTCAAGGGCACCCAAAAGATTGCCCCGGGTGAATTTTCCAAAATCGTGGCGCGCAATGGCGGCCAGGATAATGCCTTTACCGCCTGGGATTACACCGCCTATTTCCAGAACATCGCGCGGGACCGCCTGGGCATGGTGATGGAAATGGAAGCCGACCGCATGCAGAACCTGCAACTAAGCGACAAGGTGGTGTTGCCCGAACGCGACGTGATTATTGAAGAACGCCGCATGCGGATCGACAATAACCCCAGTGCGCTGTTGGGCGAGCAAATGCGCAATGCCCTTTTCATGCAGCATCCCTATGGACGGCCGATTATTGGCTGGCTGCATGAAATGAAGCAACTGACCACCGAAGATGCCATGAACTGGTACAAAAAATGGTATGCGCCCAATAATGCCATTCTGGTGGTGGCCGGTGACATCACGATGGACGAGCTTAAGCCGATGGCCGAAAAATATTACGGCAGCATTCCGGCCCGCGACGTTCCCAAACGGGTGCGTGTGACGGAACCAACCCAGCACGCCCCGCGCAAGGTGACATTGACCGACGCCCGTGTTGGCCAGCCTTCCATGTCGCGCTATTATTTGGCTCCGTCTTATAATACCGAACATTCTGACGAAGCCGCCCCGTTGGAAATATTTAGCGAAATTCTGGGCTCTGGCACCACCAGCCGCCTTTATAAATCGCTGGTGGTGGATCAGAAACTGGCAACATCGGCAGGCAGTTTTTATGACCCGGTGGCAATGGACCTGTCGACCTTCGGGTTTTATGCCGTGCCGCGTGATGGTGTTGAAATGGCGGACCTAGAGGCGGCTTTGGATGCTGAAATTGCCAAAACCCTGAAAGATGGCATCACCCAAAAGGAACTGGATGAAGCTCGCCAGCGTCTGCTCGACAGTGCGGTTTTTGCCCGGGATTCGCTTTCGGCAGGCGCAAGAACGTTGGGCGAGGCTCTGGCCGTTGGCCTGACGGTGGACCAGGTGGAAAGCTGGCCGGACCGTATCAAGGCTGTCACGCTGGACCAGGTTAATGCGGCAGCGCGTAACGTGCTGGATGACAAACGGTCTGTCACGGGCTGGCTGTTGCGACCCAAGGGGGCTAAAGGCCCCGGTATGCCGACGGCCCCCGTAACCGGCGAGATGGAGACGCATTGA